The following are from one region of the Francisella opportunistica genome:
- a CDS encoding transposase: protein MNQLEMISLNDLVPRNHIYRKFVSIWNFKNVAKKLKKFEKDNPYKGYGMLRLFKCLLLQFMEDLSDRELEKYLQENNAAKWFCEFTLLEKTPDHSVFCKFRKNIGTRFISEIFNDLRKQLKQQGFINEVFSFVDASHLIAKANLWKERDKAIKEKYEKLNNEILPKVAIDKQARIGCKGKDKFWYGYKKHTSVDMQSGLINKVAVTPANVTDAKGIKYVCPDGGAIYADKGYCTKYANKTARDNCCDLKAIKKNNMLGKNHDQDSWFSAIRSPYERVFAHQDKRVRYRGVSKNHFAELMKSICFNLKRLVVLDPLNLCLN, encoded by the coding sequence ATGAATCAACTAGAGATGATAAGTCTTAATGACTTAGTACCGAGAAATCATATATATCGTAAGTTTGTATCGATTTGGAATTTTAAAAATGTTGCTAAGAAATTAAAGAAGTTTGAAAAAGATAACCCTTATAAAGGTTATGGAATGCTACGTTTATTTAAATGTTTACTATTACAATTTATGGAAGATCTTAGCGATAGAGAATTAGAGAAATATCTACAAGAGAATAACGCAGCAAAATGGTTTTGTGAATTTACATTATTAGAAAAAACTCCCGATCATAGTGTATTTTGTAAATTTAGAAAGAATATAGGTACTCGTTTTATATCGGAAATTTTTAATGATTTAAGAAAGCAATTAAAACAACAAGGATTTATCAATGAAGTCTTTAGTTTTGTTGATGCTAGTCACTTAATAGCTAAAGCTAATCTTTGGAAAGAAAGAGATAAAGCTATCAAAGAGAAATATGAAAAGTTAAATAATGAAATACTTCCTAAAGTAGCTATAGATAAGCAAGCACGTATAGGCTGTAAAGGTAAAGATAAATTTTGGTATGGTTATAAGAAACATACTAGTGTAGATATGCAGAGTGGACTGATTAATAAAGTAGCTGTGACACCTGCCAATGTTACAGACGCAAAGGGTATAAAATATGTTTGCCCTGATGGTGGTGCGATTTATGCTGATAAGGGATACTGTACAAAATATGCTAACAAAACTGCCAGGGATAACTGTTGTGACCTTAAAGCTATAAAGAAGAATAATATGCTTGGTAAAAATCATGATCAAGACAGTTGGTTTAGTGCTATACGTTCACCTTATGAAAGAGTGTTTGCTCATCAGGATAAACGTGTTAGATATAGAGGAGTTTCAAAAAATCACTTTGCTGAACTGATGAAATCTATTTGCTTCAATCTTAAGCGACTTGTAGTGCTTGACCCACTCAATTTGTGCTTGAACTAG
- a CDS encoding GIY-YIG nuclease family protein: protein MYILKGSDNSYYTGSTNNLEYRLYQHMNGEGAKHTAKRLPVELVYFEEYSRIDEAFGREKQIQKWSRAKKEALINEFPENLQALAECMNETHCKNKD, encoded by the coding sequence ATGTATATTCTAAAAGGTAGTGATAATTCCTACTATACAGGAAGCACTAATAACCTTGAATATAGACTTTATCAGCATATGAATGGAGAGGGCGCAAAACATACAGCTAAACGGCTACCAGTAGAGTTAGTTTATTTTGAAGAATATAGCAGAATAGACGAAGCATTTGGTAGGGAGAAGCAGATACAAAAATGGAGCAGAGCTAAAAAGGAGGCTCTTATAAATGAGTTCCCTGAAAATTTACAAGCTCTAGCAGAATGTATGAATGAAACACATTGTAAAAATAAAGATTAA
- the galE gene encoding UDP-glucose 4-epimerase GalE: protein MNKKILVTGGTGYIGSHTVVELLDRDYQVVVVDNLSNSKLSVVDRLKRITNKDFGFYQIDLLDKTKLAKVFQEDDIDAVIHFAGFKAVGESVEKPLEYYHNNIQGTLNLLELMQEYKVYNFVFSSSATVYGMNNKPPFTEDMPLSTTNPYGATKLMLEDILRDLQNANNNFNITCLRYFNPVGAHSSGMIGEDPQGIPNNLMPYVAQVGAGKLAKLSIFGGDYETKDGTGIRDYIHVVDLAIGHILALEKLPQDKPGWRAYNLGSGNGYSVLEIVKAYEKALGKEIPYQIVARRAGDIAASFADVAKAKRELGFKTQKNIDDICHDMLKWQNYAKENNI from the coding sequence ATGAATAAAAAAATCTTAGTAACAGGTGGTACAGGTTATATAGGTAGTCATACAGTGGTAGAACTTCTTGATAGAGATTATCAAGTTGTGGTGGTTGATAATCTTTCAAATAGTAAATTATCTGTAGTAGATAGACTTAAAAGAATCACAAACAAAGATTTTGGTTTTTATCAAATAGATCTTTTAGATAAAACTAAGCTAGCAAAAGTTTTTCAGGAGGATGATATTGATGCAGTGATTCATTTTGCCGGCTTTAAAGCTGTAGGTGAGAGTGTCGAGAAGCCGCTCGAGTATTATCATAATAATATCCAAGGCACTTTAAATTTACTTGAGCTAATGCAAGAGTATAAAGTTTATAACTTTGTGTTTAGCTCATCAGCTACTGTATATGGGATGAACAATAAACCACCATTTACAGAGGATATGCCTCTAAGTACAACTAATCCTTATGGTGCAACTAAGTTGATGTTAGAAGATATTTTGCGAGATTTGCAAAATGCTAATAATAATTTCAATATCACTTGTCTTAGATATTTCAATCCGGTAGGAGCTCATAGCAGCGGTATGATAGGTGAGGATCCACAAGGTATCCCTAATAATCTCATGCCTTATGTCGCGCAAGTAGGTGCTGGTAAGTTAGCTAAACTAAGCATATTCGGTGGTGATTATGAAACTAAAGATGGTACTGGTATTAGAGACTATATTCATGTGGTAGATTTAGCAATAGGTCATATACTAGCATTAGAAAAGCTCCCACAAGATAAACCTGGTTGGCGAGCTTATAATCTTGGTTCTGGAAATGGCTATTCTGTATTAGAGATTGTCAAAGCTTATGAAAAAGCGCTAGGTAAAGAGATTCCATACCAGATAGTAGCTAGAAGAGCAGGTGATATTGCAGCGAGTTTTGCAGATGTTGCCAAGGCTAAAAGAGAATTAGGCTTTAAGACGCAAAAAAATATAGATGATATTTGTCATGATATGCTTAAATGGCAAAATTATGCAAAAGAGAATAATATCTAG
- a CDS encoding KpsF/GutQ family sugar-phosphate isomerase, translating into MTGHIKNAVETFRLEIETLEKLKNSIDGSFEKACEIILKNSRDKGRVIITGMGKSGHIGKKMAATLASTGTPAFFVHPGEAGHGDFGMITKSDVLIAISNSGTSSEIMGLMPMLKYLDIPIIAMTSNPKSILAKNSDITLNLNVDKEACPLNLAPTSSTTATLVLGDALAIALLKAKNFSAKDFAFSHPNGALGRKLILKVENIMRKGSEIPIVKPTDNIRKAILEISDKGVGSTLIIENNKLLGIFTDGDLRRMFEAESFNSQRAICEVMTKNPKTVSKEEMAITALEKMEKFEITSLAVINEDHNILGIITMHDLVKLGLR; encoded by the coding sequence GTGACTGGCCATATTAAAAATGCTGTAGAGACATTTCGTTTAGAGATAGAAACATTAGAAAAATTAAAAAATTCTATTGATGGGAGTTTTGAAAAAGCCTGTGAGATTATTCTAAAAAATAGTCGTGATAAAGGCCGCGTAATAATAACAGGTATGGGAAAATCAGGTCATATAGGTAAAAAAATGGCTGCAACACTCGCTAGTACTGGCACGCCTGCCTTCTTCGTACATCCAGGTGAGGCTGGGCATGGTGATTTTGGTATGATTACCAAAAGTGATGTATTAATAGCTATTTCAAACTCTGGAACCTCCTCAGAAATCATGGGATTAATGCCAATGCTAAAATATCTTGATATCCCAATAATTGCTATGACTAGTAATCCAAAATCTATACTTGCTAAAAACAGTGATATTACTCTTAATCTAAATGTTGACAAAGAGGCATGCCCACTTAATCTTGCTCCTACATCAAGCACTACAGCAACTTTAGTATTAGGTGATGCTTTAGCTATTGCATTACTTAAGGCAAAAAACTTCTCAGCAAAAGACTTTGCCTTCTCACATCCTAATGGTGCCTTAGGTAGAAAATTAATTTTAAAAGTTGAGAATATTATGCGTAAAGGTAGTGAGATACCAATAGTTAAACCAACAGATAATATTCGTAAAGCAATATTAGAAATCAGTGATAAAGGAGTTGGGAGTACTTTAATTATCGAAAATAACAAACTTTTAGGTATTTTCACCGATGGTGACTTAAGAAGAATGTTTGAAGCAGAGAGTTTCAATTCTCAGCGAGCTATCTGTGAAGTCATGACAAAAAACCCTAAAACAGTCTCTAAAGAAGAGATGGCGATAACTGCACTCGAAAAAATGGAGAAATTTGAAATTACAAGTTTAGCCGTAATCAATGAAGATCATAATATACTAGGCATAATAACGATGCATGATCTTGTCAAACTTGGACTTAGATAA
- a CDS encoding enoyl-ACP reductase FabI gives MGFLAGKKILITGLLSNKSIAYGIAKAMHREGAELAFTYVGQFKDRVEKLCVEFNPAAVLPCDVTSDQEIKDLFVELGKVWDGLDGIVHSIAFAPRDQLEGNFIDCVTREGFSIAHDISAYSFAALAKEGRSMMKNRNASMVALTYIGAEKAMPSYNTMGIAKASLEATVRYTALALGEDGIKVNAVSAGPIKTLAASGISNFKKMLDYNAMVSPLKKNVDIMEVGNTVAFLCSDMATGITGEVVHVDAGYHCVSMGNVL, from the coding sequence ATGGGTTTTCTAGCAGGAAAAAAAATATTAATTACAGGGCTTTTAAGTAATAAGTCGATAGCTTACGGTATCGCAAAAGCTATGCATAGAGAAGGTGCAGAGCTTGCTTTTACTTACGTTGGTCAGTTTAAAGATAGAGTAGAAAAATTATGTGTAGAATTTAATCCTGCAGCAGTTTTGCCTTGTGATGTAACTTCGGATCAAGAAATCAAAGATTTATTTGTAGAGCTTGGTAAAGTGTGGGATGGTCTAGATGGTATTGTTCATTCTATAGCTTTTGCGCCTCGTGACCAGTTAGAAGGCAATTTTATTGATTGTGTAACTCGTGAAGGCTTTAGTATTGCTCACGATATCAGTGCGTATTCTTTTGCAGCATTAGCTAAAGAAGGTCGCAGCATGATGAAGAACCGTAATGCTTCTATGGTAGCTCTTACTTATATCGGTGCAGAAAAAGCTATGCCAAGTTATAACACTATGGGTATTGCTAAAGCATCTCTAGAAGCTACAGTTAGATATACAGCTTTAGCTTTAGGTGAAGATGGTATCAAAGTAAATGCTGTATCAGCTGGTCCTATCAAAACTCTTGCAGCTTCTGGTATCTCAAACTTTAAGAAGATGCTTGATTATAATGCTATGGTTTCTCCACTTAAGAAAAATGTTGATATTATGGAAGTTGGTAATACTGTAGCGTTTTTATGTTCAGATATGGCAACAGGTATAACAGGAGAAGTCGTTCATGTGGATGCTGGTTATCATTGTGTGTCTATGGGTAATGTTCTCTAA
- a CDS encoding Cof-type HAD-IIB family hydrolase: MKNKAFFFDIDGTLVYENKGKLCVSEKNIHAIKNLRKQGYKTFIATGRTQGFIPSAVLELPMDGFITANGSVVRVDDKLVYEKLFPQSAIDSVLKFCEKHNHDWLFEGEFAYVNNLESDDLSYFYDNVIVNKDKIITAHNLYNVTIYNALVLGRNVDVVALQHTLGDDYVTAPHNEHGYVDCYLAGHTKANGIDKVVEYLGLENYETYAFGDGNNDLEMFDRVDVAVAMENASPQLKEKADLITKTNYNDGVYYSLVELGLIKS; the protein is encoded by the coding sequence ATGAAAAATAAAGCGTTCTTTTTTGATATTGATGGTACTTTAGTATATGAAAACAAAGGCAAACTTTGTGTTTCAGAAAAAAATATCCATGCAATAAAAAATCTCAGAAAACAAGGTTATAAAACTTTCATAGCTACTGGTAGGACACAGGGCTTTATTCCATCAGCAGTTCTTGAGCTACCTATGGATGGTTTTATTACTGCTAATGGCTCAGTTGTAAGAGTCGACGATAAACTTGTCTATGAGAAACTTTTCCCGCAAAGTGCTATAGATAGTGTTTTAAAATTCTGTGAGAAACATAATCATGACTGGCTCTTTGAAGGTGAGTTCGCCTATGTAAATAACCTTGAATCAGATGATCTTAGCTATTTTTATGATAATGTTATTGTCAATAAAGACAAAATTATTACGGCACATAACCTATATAATGTAACAATCTATAATGCTTTGGTTTTAGGTAGAAATGTCGATGTAGTTGCGTTGCAGCATACACTTGGTGATGATTATGTCACCGCACCACATAATGAGCATGGTTACGTTGATTGTTATCTGGCTGGCCATACAAAAGCTAATGGTATTGATAAAGTAGTTGAGTATTTAGGTCTGGAAAACTATGAGACTTATGCTTTCGGTGATGGTAATAATGACCTAGAAATGTTTGATAGGGTTGATGTTGCAGTTGCAATGGAAAATGCCTCACCACAATTAAAGGAAAAAGCCGATTTAATCACTAAAACAAATTATAATGATGGTGTTTATTATAGTTTAGTTGAATTAGGGCTAATAAAGAGTTAG
- the gloA gene encoding lactoylglutathione lyase: protein MRFAHVMLRVKDLEKSVDFYTNVLGMTVQKKIDNTEYKYTLAFLGYGDISNHTVLELTYNWGKHEYDHGNAFGHLCMQVEDVYKACDDVKAKGGVVTREAGPVKGGAQIIAFIKDPDGYQIELIEKA, encoded by the coding sequence ATGCGCTTTGCTCATGTAATGTTACGAGTAAAAGACTTAGAGAAGTCTGTGGATTTTTATACGAATGTACTAGGAATGACGGTACAGAAAAAAATTGATAATACTGAATATAAATATACTTTAGCATTTCTAGGTTATGGAGATATCTCTAATCATACAGTTCTAGAGCTGACATATAACTGGGGTAAGCATGAGTATGATCATGGTAATGCTTTTGGGCATTTGTGCATGCAAGTAGAGGATGTTTATAAGGCTTGTGATGATGTCAAAGCAAAAGGTGGCGTTGTAACTCGTGAGGCAGGCCCTGTAAAAGGTGGTGCGCAGATTATTGCATTTATAAAAGATCCAGATGGTTATCAAATAGAACTTATTGAAAAAGCTTAA
- the rpe gene encoding ribulose-phosphate 3-epimerase, translated as MKHIQINPSILSADLARLGDDVKAVLAAGADNIHFDVMDNHYVPNLTFGPMVLKALRDYGITAGMDVHLMVKPVDTLIESFAKVGATSIVFHPEASEHIDRSLQLIKSFGIQAGLALNPATGIDCLKYVESHIDRVLIMSVNPGFGGQKFIPAMLDKAKEVSQWIKSTARDILLEIDGGVNPYNIAEIAACGVNAFVAGSAIFNADSYKQTIDKMRDELNKI; from the coding sequence ATGAAACATATTCAAATAAATCCTTCTATACTCTCTGCAGATCTTGCTAGATTAGGCGATGATGTTAAAGCAGTTTTAGCAGCTGGCGCTGATAATATTCATTTTGATGTTATGGATAACCACTATGTACCTAATCTGACATTCGGACCTATGGTACTTAAAGCTCTGAGAGACTATGGTATAACTGCTGGTATGGATGTTCATCTTATGGTTAAACCAGTAGATACTTTGATTGAGAGTTTTGCCAAAGTTGGAGCAACTAGTATCGTTTTTCACCCTGAAGCAAGCGAACATATTGATAGAAGTTTACAGCTGATTAAATCTTTTGGTATTCAGGCTGGGCTTGCCTTAAATCCTGCTACAGGTATAGATTGTTTGAAGTATGTTGAGAGTCATATTGATAGAGTATTAATAATGTCAGTAAACCCTGGTTTTGGTGGGCAAAAGTTTATTCCAGCTATGCTTGATAAAGCCAAAGAAGTTTCGCAATGGATTAAATCTACAGCTAGAGATATTTTGTTAGAGATAGATGGTGGGGTAAATCCGTACAATATCGCTGAAATAGCAGCATGCGGGGTAAATGCCTTTGTTGCCGGTTCAGCTATTTTTAATGCTGATAGCTATAAGCAAACTATTGATAAGATGAGAGATGAACTCAATAAAATTTAA
- a CDS encoding queuosine precursor transporter, whose amino-acid sequence MTNFQILILSTLIDFSILFLSFKLFGKKGVHVFIVISVIAANIQVNKGVAYDIAGFHIIATLGNVMFGGIFTANDLLNEKYGRQEARKAVLKSIFFGISFMFFMFISTLSTSLNDPFYNDANKALNLFFSIDGGALKAVIIGNMVYLISQLFDVLIYSKIKSYSSDIKWLWLRNTGSTLISQILDTTLITYGFAFAGVLPMNYAFDIIISTLVIKYIIALINAPLFYILAFTKPREA is encoded by the coding sequence ATGACTAATTTTCAAATTTTAATATTATCCACACTTATTGATTTTTCAATTTTATTTTTATCTTTCAAGCTTTTTGGTAAAAAAGGAGTTCATGTATTTATAGTCATAAGTGTAATTGCTGCAAATATCCAAGTTAATAAAGGTGTTGCTTATGATATCGCTGGATTTCATATTATTGCAACACTTGGTAATGTTATGTTTGGAGGCATTTTTACCGCTAACGATTTACTTAATGAGAAATATGGTCGACAAGAAGCACGCAAAGCTGTATTAAAGTCAATATTTTTCGGGATATCATTTATGTTTTTTATGTTTATCTCAACATTATCTACTAGTTTGAATGATCCTTTTTACAATGATGCTAATAAAGCACTTAACCTATTTTTCTCTATCGATGGTGGAGCCTTAAAAGCTGTGATTATTGGTAATATGGTATATCTAATATCGCAACTTTTTGATGTACTTATTTACTCAAAAATAAAAAGCTATAGTTCTGATATAAAATGGCTATGGCTGAGAAACACTGGCTCAACTCTAATATCACAAATACTTGATACAACTCTTATTACTTATGGGTTTGCATTTGCTGGGGTTTTACCAATGAATTATGCTTTTGACATAATAATATCAACATTAGTAATAAAATATATTATTGCCTTAATAAATGCACCTTTATTTTACATTTTAGCATTTACAAAGCCTCGAGAAGCATAG
- the queA gene encoding tRNA preQ1(34) S-adenosylmethionine ribosyltransferase-isomerase QueA — protein sequence MKTDDFDYKLPEELIASYPLENRDASRLLKLNKQTGEIADYRFTDFIDFITPKDLLVFNNSKVMLARLYGNKTTGAKLEYLIERIKTPKVFETHIKANRSPAIGSEIYVEDTTAKVLGKDGGMYLLELQGDKDIYQLMEEFGHIPLPPYMKREDEEFDAQRYQTVYAKDLGSVAAPTAGLHFSQQLMQQIKDKGVGIAYITLHVGSGTFKPVQVDNVESHKMHAEVITVPIDVCQKIRQTKANGGRVIAIGTTSVRSIETAGQSGQIEPYQGETDIFLYPGKKFNVVDAMITNFHLPKSTLIMLVSAFADKHKIMQAYHHAIAQKYRFFSYGDAMFIY from the coding sequence ATGAAAACGGATGATTTTGATTATAAATTACCAGAAGAGCTGATTGCTAGCTATCCATTAGAAAATCGCGATGCTAGTAGGCTACTAAAGTTAAATAAGCAAACAGGTGAGATAGCAGATTATAGATTTACTGATTTTATTGATTTTATAACGCCAAAAGATTTACTTGTTTTTAATAATAGTAAAGTAATGTTAGCGCGTTTGTATGGTAACAAAACTACCGGAGCAAAGCTTGAATACCTTATAGAAAGGATCAAAACACCAAAAGTTTTTGAAACGCATATCAAAGCTAATCGCTCACCGGCTATTGGTAGCGAAATATATGTTGAGGATACGACAGCAAAAGTTTTAGGCAAAGATGGTGGAATGTATTTACTTGAATTACAAGGCGACAAAGATATTTATCAGCTGATGGAAGAATTTGGTCATATTCCATTACCACCATATATGAAGCGTGAAGATGAAGAATTTGATGCCCAGAGATACCAAACTGTATATGCTAAAGATCTTGGTTCAGTTGCAGCGCCTACAGCTGGTTTACATTTTTCACAACAGCTAATGCAACAAATAAAAGATAAAGGTGTTGGTATTGCTTATATAACTTTGCATGTCGGCTCTGGAACTTTTAAACCAGTACAAGTTGATAATGTCGAGAGTCATAAAATGCATGCTGAAGTAATAACTGTACCAATAGATGTTTGTCAAAAAATCAGGCAAACAAAAGCAAATGGTGGTAGAGTTATAGCTATAGGTACAACTTCGGTGCGTTCAATTGAAACAGCAGGGCAAAGCGGTCAGATTGAACCTTATCAAGGTGAGACGGATATCTTTTTATATCCTGGTAAGAAGTTTAATGTTGTAGATGCAATGATTACAAACTTTCATTTACCAAAGTCTACTTTGATTATGCTTGTAAGTGCTTTTGCCGATAAACACAAAATTATGCAAGCATATCATCATGCCATAGCTCAAAAATATAGATTTTTCAGTTACGGCGATGCGATGTTTATTTATTAA
- a CDS encoding TIGR00730 family Rossman fold protein — MNYKNKKIVPIHNGEVTFDRAKETWNIMKITSELVEGYERLDKLTPAISIFGSARLKENNKYYLEAVKIAEKLSNHGFTIITGGGPGIMEAGNKGASLGSSYSVGLNITLPHEQTPNKYQDISLLYRYFFTRKAMFIKHSMAYIVMPGGFGTMDELFDTATLVQTKKKAYMPIILFGKDFWEGLVDWIKTTMLENDVIDKNDLKILHLVDTIDEVVEIIRDYYQNSYHAKEHAKIVF, encoded by the coding sequence ATGAATTATAAAAATAAAAAAATAGTTCCTATACATAATGGTGAAGTAACCTTTGATCGCGCTAAAGAAACCTGGAATATTATGAAAATAACATCTGAGCTTGTAGAAGGTTATGAGCGTCTAGATAAACTTACTCCAGCTATAAGTATATTTGGATCAGCAAGGTTAAAAGAGAATAACAAATATTACTTAGAAGCAGTTAAAATAGCAGAGAAACTATCTAATCATGGTTTTACAATAATTACAGGTGGCGGGCCTGGTATAATGGAAGCAGGTAATAAAGGAGCATCTTTGGGTAGCTCTTATAGTGTAGGCTTAAATATAACTTTACCACATGAACAAACTCCTAACAAATATCAAGATATTAGCTTACTTTATAGATATTTTTTTACTCGAAAAGCAATGTTTATTAAGCATTCTATGGCTTATATAGTAATGCCCGGAGGTTTTGGTACTATGGATGAACTTTTTGATACTGCAACTCTCGTTCAAACTAAGAAAAAAGCATATATGCCAATTATCCTTTTTGGTAAAGATTTCTGGGAAGGGTTAGTAGACTGGATAAAAACAACAATGTTAGAAAATGATGTCATAGATAAAAATGATCTTAAAATTTTACATCTTGTTGATACTATTGATGAAGTTGTTGAAATTATTCGAGACTACTACCAAAATTCTTATCATGCTAAAGAACACGCAAAAATAGTTTTTTAA
- a CDS encoding glycosyltransferase, with amino-acid sequence MHSVKELSFKHTNWVSFQQPHKGLYTLHFAKTNLNIASTTFSFSAIKKFKELTKQVDIIHYHFPYPYADLLHIICRPNKSYIVTYHSDIIKQKRLMMLYKPLMRKFLKGAKYILPTSPNYLETSETLKEIQTPKKVIPMSLNQEDYGIYTEEKNPTESSMSLSKCDPESQKHDKIVSNSCEMLNQVQHDSSVAVTPNTGLESTTSSVIPERDLKSATTVIPGSDPEPLSAKENYLYWENNIGFEKFFIYIGGLRYYKGLDVLIDAMQEQDYPLVIVGDGDQKELLEQKVKQNNLQNVKFLGALDDKDKLSLLKLSYALVLPSNIRTEAFGLVLLEASIYSKPMITCEIGTGTTFVNIDKQTGLVAKPNDSQDLTKKLKELWQDEQKAQEYGANAKARFDDIFSLDKMVVSYKSVYDEVVQNDH; translated from the coding sequence ATGCACAGCGTTAAAGAATTAAGCTTTAAACACACAAATTGGGTAAGCTTTCAACAGCCCCATAAAGGTTTGTATACACTACATTTTGCTAAAACAAATTTAAATATTGCTTCGACAACTTTCTCATTTTCAGCGATTAAGAAATTCAAAGAATTAACTAAGCAAGTTGATATTATCCACTATCATTTTCCATATCCGTATGCTGATTTGTTACATATTATCTGTAGACCAAATAAATCTTACATAGTCACTTATCATTCAGATATTATTAAACAAAAAAGGTTGATGATGTTATATAAGCCTTTAATGAGAAAATTCCTTAAGGGCGCAAAGTATATATTACCAACATCACCAAACTACCTTGAGACTAGTGAAACTCTAAAAGAAATACAAACTCCTAAAAAAGTTATTCCAATGAGCTTGAATCAAGAGGATTATGGAATTTATACAGAAGAAAAAAACCCTACGGAAAGTTCAATGAGCTTGTCGAAGTGCGATCCAGAATCTCAAAAGCATGATAAGATAGTCAGTAATAGTTGTGAGATGCTGAATCAAGTTCAGCATGACAGTAGTGTGGCTGTCACTCCAAATACTGGTCTAGAATCAACAACCTCCTCCGTCATTCCCGAACGCGATTTAAAGTCAGCCACCACTGTCATTCCGGGCTCCGATCCTGAACCTCTATCCGCTAAAGAAAATTATCTCTATTGGGAAAATAATATAGGCTTTGAAAAATTCTTTATTTATATAGGTGGCCTGAGATATTACAAGGGTTTAGATGTCTTGATTGATGCAATGCAAGAGCAAGATTATCCACTTGTTATAGTTGGTGATGGCGATCAAAAGGAGTTGCTTGAGCAAAAAGTTAAGCAAAATAATCTACAAAATGTTAAGTTTTTAGGAGCATTAGACGACAAGGATAAATTATCATTGCTAAAATTAAGTTATGCTTTGGTGTTACCTTCAAATATAAGGACAGAAGCATTTGGATTAGTTTTGCTTGAGGCAAGTATATATTCAAAACCAATGATAACTTGTGAGATTGGCACAGGTACAACCTTTGTAAATATTGATAAGCAAACAGGATTAGTAGCTAAGCCAAATGATAGTCAAGATTTAACTAAAAAGCTCAAAGAGCTTTGGCAAGATGAACAAAAAGCTCAAGAGTATGGAGCTAATGCTAAAGCTAGATTTGATGATATCTTTAGTCTAGATAAGATGGTTGTCAGTTATAAGTCGGTTTATGATGAAGTGGTACAAAATGACCATTAA